The proteins below come from a single Saccharophagus degradans 2-40 genomic window:
- the thrS gene encoding threonine--tRNA ligase has protein sequence MPVITLPDGSKREYDAPISVMGVAADIGPGLAKATLAGVVDGKEVDASFEITQDVSLSIITAKSEEGLEVIRHSTAHLLAQAVKQLFPEAQVTIGPVIEDGFYYDFAYSRAFTPEDLVVIEEKMKELAKADFDVTRRVLPRDEASAYFRGIGEEYKAQIIDSIPANEELSLYKQGDFEDLCRGPHVPSTGKLEYFKLMKVAGAYWRGDSNNEMLTRVYGTAWASKKDLKAYVHRLEEAEKRDHRKLGKKFDLFHIQEEAPGMVFWHPNGWSIYTAIEEYMREVQRLNGYEEIKTPQVVDRSLWERSGHWDKFRDNMFTVESESRDYAVKPMNCPCHVQVFNQGLKSYRDLPLRLAEFGCCHRNEASGTLQGLMRVRGFVQDDAHIFCSESMIQDEVSVFTDLLFKVYKDFGFEDVIIRLSTRPEQRVGSDEVWDKAEKALSDALDAKGLPWQLLPGEGAFYGPKIEFSLKDCLGRVWQCGTIQVDFSMPGRLDAQFVAEDGSRQVPVMLHRAILGSFERFIGILIEEYEGAFPAWLAPTQAVLLNITDNQAEYVKKVENSLKNKGFRVNSDLRNEKIGFKIREHTIQKVPYLLVVGDQEVENNSVAVRGRGGEDLGVMTVDAFTALLEEQISSKAR, from the coding sequence ATGCCTGTTATTACTCTTCCCGATGGTTCCAAACGCGAATACGATGCCCCCATTTCTGTTATGGGTGTGGCTGCAGATATTGGTCCAGGGTTAGCGAAAGCAACACTTGCCGGTGTTGTTGACGGAAAAGAAGTGGATGCCTCTTTCGAGATTACTCAAGACGTATCACTTTCCATTATTACAGCTAAGTCTGAAGAGGGCTTAGAGGTTATTCGCCATTCGACAGCTCACTTGTTGGCTCAGGCTGTTAAACAGCTGTTCCCAGAAGCGCAGGTGACTATTGGCCCTGTTATCGAAGATGGCTTCTATTACGACTTTGCCTACTCGCGCGCCTTTACGCCAGAAGATTTGGTAGTAATTGAAGAGAAAATGAAAGAGTTGGCAAAAGCGGACTTCGACGTTACGCGCCGTGTATTGCCACGCGACGAGGCATCGGCTTACTTCCGCGGTATAGGTGAAGAGTATAAAGCCCAAATTATCGACAGTATCCCAGCTAACGAAGAGCTTTCTTTATATAAGCAGGGTGACTTTGAAGATTTATGCCGTGGGCCTCATGTGCCTTCAACCGGCAAGCTAGAATACTTTAAGTTAATGAAAGTGGCGGGTGCCTACTGGCGCGGCGACTCCAATAACGAAATGCTTACGCGTGTATATGGCACGGCGTGGGCAAGCAAAAAAGATTTAAAAGCTTATGTTCACCGCTTAGAAGAAGCTGAAAAGCGTGATCATCGTAAGTTAGGTAAAAAATTCGATCTTTTCCATATTCAAGAAGAAGCGCCGGGCATGGTGTTTTGGCACCCCAATGGTTGGTCTATTTATACCGCTATTGAAGAGTATATGCGTGAAGTGCAGCGCTTGAATGGCTATGAAGAAATTAAGACGCCACAGGTTGTAGATCGCAGTTTGTGGGAGCGCTCTGGTCACTGGGATAAATTCCGCGACAATATGTTTACCGTGGAATCTGAATCGCGCGATTATGCCGTTAAGCCAATGAACTGCCCATGTCACGTGCAAGTGTTTAATCAGGGTTTAAAAAGCTACCGCGACTTACCTTTGCGCTTAGCTGAGTTTGGCTGCTGTCACCGCAACGAAGCGTCGGGCACTTTGCAGGGGTTAATGCGCGTGCGTGGTTTCGTGCAAGATGACGCCCATATCTTCTGTTCTGAGTCGATGATTCAGGACGAAGTATCAGTATTCACCGATTTGCTCTTTAAAGTGTACAAAGATTTTGGCTTCGAAGACGTGATTATTCGCCTTTCCACACGCCCAGAGCAGCGTGTAGGCAGTGATGAGGTGTGGGATAAAGCAGAAAAAGCGCTATCAGATGCCTTGGATGCAAAAGGGCTGCCTTGGCAATTACTGCCAGGCGAGGGCGCCTTTTATGGGCCTAAAATTGAATTCTCACTAAAAGATTGCCTTGGGCGTGTTTGGCAGTGCGGCACCATTCAGGTGGATTTCTCAATGCCGGGCCGTTTAGATGCTCAATTCGTAGCTGAAGATGGTTCGCGTCAGGTGCCTGTTATGTTGCACCGTGCAATCTTGGGTTCATTTGAGCGTTTTATCGGAATATTGATAGAAGAATACGAAGGGGCATTCCCAGCTTGGCTGGCTCCAACTCAAGCCGTTTTGCTGAATATTACCGATAATCAGGCCGAATATGTTAAAAAAGTAGAGAACTCTTTGAAAAACAAGGGCTTTCGTGTTAATTCCGACTTGAGAAATGAAAAGATCGGCTTTAAAATCCGCGAGCACACAATTCAGAAGGTTCCTTACTTACTTGTTGTTGGCGACCAAGAGGTTGAAAATAACTCGGTTGCCGTTCGCGGACGAGGTGGTGAAGACCTCGGCGTAATGACGGTAGACGCCTTTACTGCACTTCTTGAAGAGCAAATTTCCAGTAAAGCGAGATAA
- the infC gene encoding translation initiation factor IF-3: MSNRDNAKGRSKKATINDQIEAKEVRLIGADGEQVGIVPIAEALATAQAATLDLVLIAADADPVVCKIMDYGKHLFEAKKAKAAAKKKQKQQQVKEMKFRPGTEEGDYKVKLKNLQRFLEQGDKAKVSLRYRGREMAHQELGMEMMKRIEVDLAEIGTVEQYPKMEGRQLIMVIAPKKNR, from the coding sequence ATTAGCAATCGTGATAATGCCAAAGGGCGTTCAAAAAAAGCGACTATCAACGACCAAATTGAAGCGAAAGAAGTACGATTAATTGGCGCGGATGGCGAACAAGTTGGGATCGTACCCATCGCAGAAGCTCTAGCAACTGCGCAAGCTGCAACACTAGATTTGGTACTAATAGCCGCTGATGCAGACCCCGTGGTCTGTAAAATCATGGATTATGGTAAGCACCTTTTCGAAGCGAAAAAAGCAAAAGCTGCTGCTAAAAAGAAACAAAAGCAGCAACAAGTTAAGGAAATGAAGTTTCGCCCCGGCACTGAAGAGGGCGATTACAAGGTAAAGTTAAAAAACTTGCAGCGTTTCCTTGAGCAAGGCGACAAAGCAAAAGTTTCCCTGCGCTACCGCGGTCGAGAAATGGCTCACCAAGAGTTAGGCATGGAGATGATGAAGCGAATAGAAGTGGATCTTGCAGAAATAGGTACTGTTGAACAGTACCCAAAAATGGAAGGTCGCCAGCTAATAATGGTTATCGCTCCTAAGAAGAATCGCTAA
- the rpmI gene encoding 50S ribosomal protein L35: MSKAKTHSGAAKRFKKTASGYKHKHAFKSHILTKMTTKRKRQLRGTSLLNAADKPAVDRMLRAN; this comes from the coding sequence ATGTCAAAAGCTAAAACGCATAGTGGAGCAGCCAAACGGTTCAAAAAGACCGCTTCTGGTTACAAACACAAGCACGCTTTTAAGAGCCACATCCTTACCAAAATGACGACCAAACGTAAGCGTCAATTGCGCGGTACTAGCTTGTTGAATGCCGCCGATAAACCTGCTGTTGATCGTATGTTACGCGCCAATTAA
- the rplT gene encoding 50S ribosomal protein L20 — translation MARVKRGVVARRRHKKVLKAAKGYYGARSRVFRVAKQAVIKAGQYAYRDRRVKKRNFRALWITRINAQSRAEGLSYSRLIAGLKKASIALDRRVLADLAIHDKTAFAAIVAKAQEALAA, via the coding sequence ATGGCTCGTGTAAAACGTGGAGTCGTGGCGCGTCGTCGTCACAAGAAAGTATTAAAAGCTGCAAAAGGTTACTACGGCGCGCGTTCACGCGTATTTCGTGTAGCTAAACAAGCCGTCATTAAAGCGGGTCAATACGCTTATCGCGACCGTCGCGTTAAAAAGCGTAACTTCCGTGCATTGTGGATTACGCGTATCAACGCGCAATCTCGTGCTGAAGGCTTAAGTTATAGCCGTCTAATCGCTGGTTTGAAAAAGGCAAGCATTGCCCTTGATCGCCGCGTACTTGCAGATTTGGCCATTCACGATAAAACAGCATTTGCTGCTATCGTTGCCAAAGCTCAAGAGGCTCTAGCTGCTTAA
- the pheS gene encoding phenylalanine--tRNA ligase subunit alpha: protein MENLKALTEQALAEVAKTEDLAGLDAIRVNYLGKKGEITAQLKNLGGLSPEERPAAGAKINEAKQLVQNHISERKAALEAQAISAKLAAESIDVTLAGRQPEVGGLHPVTRTLRRISEIFTAVGYDVAEGPEIEDDFHNFEALNIPGHHPARAMHDTFYISPSHVLRTHTSPVQVRTMKSQEPPIKVICPGRVYRCDSDLTHTPMFHQVEGLVVDKNVSFADLKGTVDQFLKSFFEADVPVRFRPSYFPFTEPSAEVDIQCTNCGGEGCRICKQTGWLEIMGCGMVHPKVFESCGVDAEEYTGLAFGIGVERLAMLRYGVNDLRLFFENDLDFLNQF, encoded by the coding sequence ATGGAAAACCTCAAAGCGCTTACAGAGCAAGCTTTAGCAGAAGTAGCAAAAACTGAAGACCTTGCTGGTTTGGACGCTATTCGCGTTAATTATTTAGGCAAAAAAGGCGAAATTACTGCGCAGCTAAAAAACTTGGGTGGCCTATCCCCAGAAGAGCGCCCAGCCGCCGGAGCAAAAATTAACGAAGCGAAGCAACTTGTTCAAAACCACATTAGCGAAAGAAAAGCAGCGCTAGAGGCGCAAGCTATATCGGCTAAGTTAGCAGCTGAATCCATTGATGTAACCTTAGCGGGCAGGCAGCCAGAAGTAGGTGGTTTGCACCCAGTCACGCGTACTTTGCGCCGTATATCTGAAATATTTACCGCCGTTGGTTACGATGTAGCCGAAGGCCCCGAAATCGAAGACGATTTCCACAATTTTGAAGCCTTGAATATACCTGGGCATCACCCCGCACGTGCAATGCACGACACATTCTATATTTCGCCCAGCCATGTATTGCGTACCCATACTTCGCCGGTGCAAGTAAGAACAATGAAATCGCAAGAGCCGCCAATTAAAGTTATTTGCCCTGGCCGCGTTTACCGTTGCGATTCCGATTTAACCCATACGCCTATGTTCCATCAGGTAGAGGGCTTGGTAGTAGATAAAAACGTTAGCTTTGCCGATTTAAAGGGCACCGTGGATCAGTTTTTAAAATCCTTTTTCGAAGCCGATGTACCGGTTCGTTTCCGCCCGTCTTACTTCCCATTTACAGAGCCTTCTGCAGAAGTAGATATTCAGTGCACAAACTGTGGTGGCGAAGGTTGCAGAATTTGTAAGCAAACAGGCTGGTTAGAAATTATGGGTTGCGGCATGGTGCACCCCAAAGTTTTTGAAAGCTGTGGCGTAGATGCAGAAGAATACACCGGCCTTGCCTTTGGTATTGGCGTAGAGCGTTTAGCGATGTTGCGCTATGGCGTAAACGACTTACGTTTATTCTTTGAAAACGACCTCGACTTTTTAAATCAGTTTTAG
- the pheT gene encoding phenylalanine--tRNA ligase subunit beta yields MKFSESWLREWVNPNASTQQIVDQLTMAGLEVDAVEPVAGTFNGVIVGEIIDAQQHPDADKLRVCTVAGLPEGETQVVCGAPNARVGLKIPFATVGASLPPGEDGKPFKIKKAKLRGVESFGMLCGQTELQAGDDDEGLWELPADAPVGQDLREYLSLNDNLIEVDLTPNRSDCLSIKGLARELGVLSKIEVKAPVIAAVEPQISDVLSVALSAGSACSRYVGRVIKGIDVAKPSPLWLQEKLRRSGIRSIDAVVDVTNYVLIELGQPMHAFDLAKINGGINVRLANAKEELTLLNDQKVELKEDTLVIADESGALAMAGIMGGEASAVTSATQDIFLESAFFEPIAIAGRARSYGLHTDSSHRFERGVDYNGAQAAIERATALLLEIVGGQAGPVIVAESQQDLPSVSNVNLSKARIESGLGFAIPDVEVEDILTRLGLKLVERNESGWTFAVPSYRFDVAIEADLLEELARIYGYNNLPTTTVRIPAQLPSKTETVTKLDRIKDHLASRGYREVITYSFVDPALQNLINGEQANVPIINPISSDMGIMRTSLLPGLLNTLSKNVKRQVQRVRIFESGLTFVAPEGMDSQTLEGLTQPSMFAGLIYGARAPVGWHADKDDVDFYDIKGDLESLLAFTGQAVTFESAEVKALHPGQTAKVKLAGTEIGYIGALHPEVAKQLDLPKAAYVFEVSLDAIKQAKVPAFTALSRYPEVARDIAILVDKGVNGAALEAEIRSVAGDYLKNLKIFDVYSGKGIDPQRKSIAFNLIFQHPSRTLTEDEISAPMAEIVKKLEQSFNAQLR; encoded by the coding sequence ATGAAGTTTAGCGAATCCTGGTTAAGAGAGTGGGTTAATCCCAACGCAAGTACACAGCAAATTGTTGATCAGTTAACAATGGCTGGCTTAGAAGTTGATGCTGTAGAGCCCGTTGCAGGTACTTTTAATGGCGTTATCGTGGGCGAGATTATAGATGCCCAGCAGCACCCAGACGCCGATAAATTGCGCGTGTGTACAGTGGCCGGTTTGCCAGAAGGCGAAACCCAAGTTGTTTGCGGTGCGCCAAACGCACGTGTAGGGCTAAAAATTCCGTTTGCTACCGTAGGCGCGAGCTTACCGCCCGGGGAAGATGGCAAACCGTTTAAAATTAAAAAAGCTAAATTGCGCGGTGTAGAGTCGTTTGGCATGTTGTGCGGTCAAACCGAGCTACAAGCTGGTGACGATGACGAAGGTTTGTGGGAATTACCAGCAGATGCACCCGTAGGCCAAGATTTACGCGAGTACCTCTCGCTAAATGACAACTTAATTGAAGTGGATCTCACGCCAAACCGCAGCGATTGCTTATCTATTAAAGGCTTGGCGCGCGAGCTTGGCGTATTAAGTAAAATTGAAGTTAAAGCACCTGTCATTGCCGCAGTCGAGCCGCAAATTTCTGATGTGTTGTCTGTTGCTTTATCTGCTGGCAGTGCCTGTTCGCGCTATGTGGGCCGAGTAATTAAAGGCATTGATGTAGCCAAGCCAAGCCCCTTATGGCTGCAAGAAAAGTTGCGCCGCAGCGGTATTCGCTCAATTGATGCAGTCGTAGATGTAACAAACTATGTACTAATCGAGCTTGGCCAGCCCATGCACGCATTTGATTTGGCAAAAATTAACGGCGGCATTAATGTTCGATTGGCAAACGCGAAAGAAGAATTAACTCTGCTTAACGATCAAAAAGTTGAGCTAAAAGAAGATACATTGGTAATTGCCGACGAATCTGGCGCTCTAGCCATGGCAGGCATTATGGGTGGCGAAGCCAGTGCTGTTACCTCTGCAACGCAAGATATCTTCCTAGAAAGCGCATTTTTTGAGCCTATTGCCATTGCTGGCCGTGCGCGTTCGTATGGTTTGCATACAGACTCATCTCACCGTTTTGAGCGCGGCGTAGATTACAACGGAGCGCAAGCGGCAATTGAGCGTGCTACCGCCTTATTGTTGGAAATAGTAGGTGGTCAAGCTGGCCCAGTAATTGTTGCTGAATCCCAACAAGATCTTCCTTCTGTAAGTAACGTGAACTTATCTAAAGCGCGCATTGAGTCTGGCTTAGGTTTTGCCATACCCGATGTAGAAGTTGAAGATATTCTTACGCGTTTAGGCTTAAAGCTGGTAGAAAGGAACGAAAGCGGCTGGACCTTTGCCGTGCCTAGCTATCGCTTTGACGTAGCAATTGAGGCCGACTTGCTCGAAGAGCTGGCTCGTATATACGGCTACAACAACTTGCCGACTACCACCGTACGTATTCCTGCTCAGTTGCCATCTAAAACAGAAACGGTAACGAAGCTCGATCGCATTAAGGATCATCTGGCTAGCAGGGGTTACCGAGAGGTGATCACCTATAGCTTTGTCGACCCTGCGCTGCAGAACTTGATTAACGGCGAGCAGGCTAATGTCCCCATTATCAACCCAATTAGCAGTGATATGGGCATAATGCGAACCAGTTTGCTGCCTGGGCTGCTTAACACGCTATCCAAAAACGTAAAACGCCAAGTACAGCGCGTTCGTATCTTTGAAAGTGGGTTAACCTTTGTGGCTCCAGAGGGTATGGATTCTCAAACGCTCGAAGGCTTAACGCAGCCCTCTATGTTTGCAGGCTTAATTTACGGTGCGCGAGCGCCCGTGGGTTGGCATGCAGATAAAGACGATGTCGATTTTTACGATATTAAGGGCGATTTAGAGTCATTGCTGGCCTTTACTGGTCAAGCGGTAACGTTTGAATCGGCGGAGGTGAAAGCACTTCACCCTGGCCAAACGGCCAAGGTTAAACTCGCTGGCACAGAAATAGGGTATATTGGCGCACTTCACCCAGAAGTGGCCAAACAGCTTGATTTACCTAAAGCGGCATATGTGTTTGAAGTGAGTCTAGATGCTATTAAGCAAGCTAAGGTGCCAGCTTTCACAGCGTTGTCGAGATACCCAGAAGTTGCCCGTGATATAGCTATACTTGTTGATAAGGGCGTCAATGGTGCGGCGTTAGAGGCAGAAATTCGTTCAGTTGCGGGGGATTACCTCAAAAACTTAAAGATCTTTGACGTATATAGCGGCAAAGGTATTGATCCACAACGAAAAAGTATTGCTTTTAACTTGATTTTTCAGCACCCTTCACGCACTCTAACTGAAGATGAGATTAGTGCTCCAATGGCTGAAATAGTCAAAAAACTGGAGCAGTCGTTTAACGCACAACTTAGGTAG
- the ihfA gene encoding integration host factor subunit alpha, with product MSTSLTKADLAEKLYEELGFNKREAKELVEHFFEEIRNSLEDNEQVKLSGFGNFDLRDKKQRPGRNPKTGEEIPITARRVVTFRPGQKLKARVEAYAGTKS from the coding sequence ATGTCGACATCGCTGACTAAGGCGGATTTGGCCGAAAAATTATACGAAGAGTTGGGCTTTAATAAGCGCGAAGCGAAAGAACTCGTGGAGCACTTTTTTGAAGAAATACGCAACTCTTTGGAAGATAACGAACAGGTCAAACTCTCGGGCTTTGGTAACTTCGATTTAAGAGATAAAAAACAGCGTCCAGGGCGAAACCCCAAAACGGGCGAAGAAATCCCTATTACAGCCAGAAGGGTGGTAACATTCCGCCCTGGTCAAAAGTTGAAGGCTCGAGTAGAAGCATATGCTGGAACCAAGTCATAA
- a CDS encoding MerR family transcriptional regulator — translation MLEPSHNDELPEIPGKRYFTIGEVSELCAVKPHVLRYWEQEFPQLKPVKRRGNRRYYQRQDVLTIRQIRALLYDQGFTIGGARLQMTDEGGKADEQPTNELVQDIIKELEEVLAVLKT, via the coding sequence ATGCTGGAACCAAGTCATAACGACGAACTTCCTGAAATACCCGGTAAGCGATACTTCACCATAGGTGAGGTTAGCGAACTGTGCGCGGTTAAGCCGCATGTACTCAGGTACTGGGAGCAGGAATTCCCACAGCTAAAGCCGGTCAAACGGCGTGGCAACCGACGTTACTACCAACGTCAAGATGTACTTACCATTCGTCAAATTCGTGCGCTGCTGTACGATCAGGGCTTTACCATTGGCGGTGCGCGTCTCCAAATGACCGACGAAGGTGGCAAAGCCGATGAGCAGCCAACCAACGAGTTAGTACAAGATATAATCAAAGAATTAGAAGAGGTTTTAGCCGTACTTAAAACCTAA
- a CDS encoding di-heme-cytochrome C peroxidase: MIIRAIKGLAKSIKNKKRTIIRSIVAVWLVLFIALLGGKAYQHLDQHESRGAIAVENGHFGESYPTPIYLDQGWDRSDSLWFYNTTQGSALLPYDFFLELELPAVESTEKLRDIATIDKYRYLPQDESFFNPDGLPLGFVKDTYKGDDYVGYTCAACHTGQVNYTDEKTNKRYAIRIDGGPAMADMVGFLMELEASMDATLKNTTKLDRFVDNVLKRNNGYSDRDDVIKDLEKWTLTMKQYNMVNESDVEYGYARLDAFGRIFNRVLQHVLNKEQAKRALLLAHDENGDRILTEAEVELVLKDITDPTVIGNEQFALVLRNLMSTEPGYPGLTKDELTILKDVFFNIPNAPVSYPFMWDITHSDYVQWNGLANNASVGPLGRNVGEVIGVFGILDWKAKDPGFSISAKLSGQSKNKPQIDFQSSIRHTNLRRLENQLKTLKSPEWPVEIFGELDEKKVKRGELIYAEYCQSCHEIIDRNNWDRIVIANMSNLDSVGTDRKMAENSVNYTGKSGNFKYTYQATDAGTIVLGEEAPVAALLTAATKGVVGTPEADKLFIRRWLDWLYNLASSFFENEIKASVKAGDYFPDTTGKPYDSLLAYKARSLNGIWATAPYLHNGSVPSLYDLLLPAKCDPENGVMECRPATFEVGSREFDKVKVGLKYEGYGGTVFDTSVEGNFNTGHEYAAGNTALPNGEELKPLNKQQRYDLLEFMKTL, translated from the coding sequence ATGATTATTCGCGCCATTAAGGGTTTGGCTAAATCTATAAAGAATAAAAAGCGAACAATAATTCGCAGTATTGTCGCGGTTTGGTTGGTGTTATTCATTGCTTTACTGGGCGGTAAGGCATATCAGCACTTAGATCAACACGAGTCTCGGGGCGCCATTGCCGTAGAAAATGGCCATTTTGGTGAAAGTTACCCCACACCTATTTATTTAGATCAAGGCTGGGATCGCTCAGATAGCCTTTGGTTTTACAATACCACGCAGGGCTCGGCGTTATTGCCATACGACTTCTTTTTAGAGTTAGAGTTACCAGCAGTGGAATCAACAGAAAAACTGCGCGATATAGCGACAATAGATAAGTATCGCTATTTACCTCAGGATGAATCTTTCTTTAACCCCGATGGTTTACCTCTAGGCTTTGTAAAAGACACCTACAAAGGTGACGATTACGTAGGCTACACCTGTGCTGCGTGCCACACAGGCCAAGTTAACTATACCGACGAGAAAACCAACAAGCGCTACGCGATTCGCATCGATGGCGGCCCAGCTATGGCCGATATGGTTGGTTTTTTAATGGAATTGGAAGCATCTATGGACGCAACGCTTAAGAATACAACTAAGCTCGACCGCTTCGTTGATAATGTACTTAAGCGCAACAATGGTTATTCCGACCGCGATGACGTAATTAAAGATTTAGAAAAGTGGACCTTAACCATGAAGCAGTACAACATGGTTAACGAGTCGGATGTAGAGTACGGCTACGCGCGACTGGATGCATTTGGGCGCATATTTAACCGTGTTTTACAGCATGTGTTAAACAAAGAGCAAGCGAAGCGAGCCTTGTTATTGGCGCATGATGAAAACGGCGATCGAATTTTAACCGAGGCTGAGGTTGAGCTGGTATTAAAAGATATTACCGACCCCACGGTAATTGGTAACGAGCAATTTGCATTGGTGTTGCGCAACTTAATGTCTACCGAGCCTGGCTACCCAGGGTTGACTAAAGATGAGCTTACTATTTTAAAAGATGTGTTCTTCAATATACCTAACGCACCTGTTAGCTACCCGTTTATGTGGGACATTACTCATTCCGATTATGTACAGTGGAATGGTTTAGCGAATAACGCATCGGTTGGGCCATTAGGTCGTAACGTGGGTGAAGTGATTGGTGTATTTGGTATTCTCGATTGGAAAGCCAAAGACCCGGGTTTTAGTATTTCGGCTAAGTTATCTGGCCAGAGCAAAAACAAACCTCAGATTGACTTTCAATCTTCTATTCGCCATACCAATTTGCGTCGTTTAGAAAATCAATTGAAAACGTTGAAGTCACCTGAGTGGCCGGTTGAAATTTTTGGCGAGTTGGATGAAAAAAAGGTTAAGCGTGGCGAATTAATTTACGCCGAGTATTGCCAGTCTTGTCACGAAATTATTGATAGAAATAATTGGGACCGTATTGTTATTGCCAATATGTCTAACCTCGATAGCGTAGGTACAGACCGTAAAATGGCCGAGAACAGTGTTAACTACACGGGTAAATCGGGTAACTTTAAGTACACTTATCAAGCTACCGATGCGGGTACCATAGTGCTTGGTGAAGAAGCGCCGGTAGCGGCGTTACTGACTGCAGCTACTAAAGGTGTAGTGGGTACACCAGAGGCCGACAAGTTATTTATTCGCCGTTGGTTAGATTGGTTGTATAACTTAGCTAGCTCATTTTTTGAAAATGAAATTAAAGCAAGCGTAAAAGCTGGAGACTACTTCCCAGATACAACCGGTAAGCCTTATGATTCATTGCTTGCATATAAGGCGCGCTCTTTGAATGGTATTTGGGCTACCGCACCCTACTTACATAATGGCTCGGTACCTAGCTTGTACGATTTGCTGTTGCCGGCAAAGTGCGACCCGGAAAATGGTGTTATGGAATGTAGACCAGCAACATTTGAAGTGGGCAGCCGAGAATTTGATAAAGTAAAAGTGGGTTTAAAATATGAAGGCTACGGCGGTACCGTATTTGATACCAGTGTTGAGGGTAACTTCAATACTGGCCACGAATATGCCGCGGGTAATACTGCACTGCCTAATGGCGAGGAGCTTAAGCCGTTGAATAAACAGCAGCGTTACGACTTGTTAGAATTTATGAAAACACTTTAA